tttttacatgttttaatataaagaaaaaCGCATCACTCTCCTCAAACTGtgcattgctgcagctcctcttttcagcctctgtctgaaaaacGTGGGTTTTAGCTTCCTGACTCATTAAGCCCCTCCTCCTGACAACATCCAATTAACTTTCTGTCTCTTAGCTTCCTGACTCATTAAGTCCCTCCTCCTGACAACGTCCAATTAactttctgtctctgcagaACTTTgacattcacaaacaaacagaagaagcCTCGTTTCACACCTTTTCATCTCGTTCTCCACAAACCCTGCCTCCGACCTCCCCCCGGTCCGATCTCCCGTCAGGTGACACCTTCTAAAACCTCTTTCTGAACCAACTCCGACCATCTCGTTGTGTTTCCACCTTTTCGCTGCTGAAAGACTGACGGATGGAGGTGTCTTCTCTCCGGACATTATTCACCAGGCGACAGATCACCTGTCAGCAAACCGTAAACAGAGGGTTGGCCTCAAAACGTTTTAAAACAAAACGACCACGCGCTGCCATCTCTCTCCCCGTCGAGGGGCCGGCCCTCCTGTCATCTCACCGTCCATTTATCATATCAGGCAGTGTGCTCACAAGCGCCGGCAAAAACAGCCTGCACACAAATTGGCAAATTTCCCTCTGTGTAATCACACCCCACGGCGGGAACAaaagagcaacaacaacaaaaaaacaaaaaaaaaggcgagagcgagggagggaagggTTTGTTTAGAAACAGGAGACGCTCGTGTGGAGTGCAGGAGTGAAAACTGGAGAAAGTCTGTCGACGGCTGCCGGTGAGACAGGACGTAATTTGCTTATTTGTATCTGtcacttgtgtttttgtgcgtcCAGCGATCCAGGCTAAGTGACAGGGAGAGGttttctgacccccccccccccccccctcttctcccaGCAAAAACATATTCTGTATATTGGCGTTCAGTAACCTGGACGAGTGCCACTCATGTCTTGGATGCTTCGATCATTtctatccctcctcctcctcctcctcctcctcctcctcctcctcctcctcgcctgcCCTGCCCCTCTCTCACCGATTTGCTTcacccacacctcctctcttaTTAAATCTTGCGGTCATGTTTGCTCAACCtgcaaaacacattaaaataaacagtGGCGGGAACTTTGCAATGTTTCCTCAAGACATATTTCACTTTCCAGTTCAACAGGTTGAGTTGAATTCAAGAGGCGCTGCTGTATTTactgacatgtgacatgtgacagggtAACGCCACGCCCCTTTTCTTTATCGTCTTTGTCCTCTTCCCCCGACACGTTCATTCCTCTCCTCACTTTTCTCCTTTCCTTATTTGCTCTCCTCCCCTTTATATCCTCACTTTCTTTCCTTGTTTCCTACTTTCCTCTaacctccctccatcctcttctctcctACTGTTCTTTCCgtatttcctctcctccactccatctctcttcacctctcctctacccttctcttctccctttcctcacacctccctccctccatctccttctctcctctcctctcctcataccctccctccgtcctctcctttcctctcttcctaCACCTTTCTGATTCTCggctccttccctcctctcctccttatttcctccttgtttttctctcctctcctctctggggAGGATTAGGACAGAGTCCTTTTCATCCTGCTGTAATCCTACACTGGCAACCCAACTCCAACAAGAATAAACATACACACGGacatgcactctctctctctctctcttacacacacacacacacacacacacacacacacacacacacacacacacacacacattttgctgtgtgacatatatactgtatgttctgGGAGCTTTGCCCAAATAAGACCCTGCACATTTATGACCACATTGCTACGTAGCTCGTAGCTTTACATGGAAAAATAACATCAGAGGATTTTTATTGTAAAGATCTTTCAATAAGTGTTCagctcagcttcttcttctgctcccaAATAAAGtcttaagaaagagagagagagacatcaggAATgaatgggggagagagagagagagagagatctacCTCCCAGCCCGTCTTTGCCGGGACTCTGTCAGCTGAGCGGCTCCCCCCTGCTGAGGCCCACAATGGCAGATTGGCAGCACTAATACCACAGCTCGCTTTATCTGGCTGAATTAAAACCCTACTGGAGAAGGGTTATGGGAATTGTTGGCTCAGGGAgagccttttatttatttatttatttatttctggtgGGTTTTTTTCTCAGGAATTACGTGTGTGGGCGCATTTtaggaaaaaaatcaaatgtaatCAGAGGGATGTAAGCTCAAGGGGTATCAGTCaggattaaacacagaactaatACAGCTCGATGCAGAGCTGTTGTTAGCCCTTTATTAAGATGGATGGGTGTTTGTTTTCAAAAggatggggtgtgtgtgtgtgtgtgtgtgtctgtgtgtctctgtgtgtgtgtttgtgctgacaggaagtgctcgtGAGGCGAGCAGGATGTGCAGGAAGTGTTTGGCTTGGCTCAGCTGGCAGTGAGGTTGTTGCTCATGaggattgcccccccccccccgtgttgtTGTCCCGCGTTCACACAATCAGATTCCTGTAAACCCAGCCGGGACGGAGACAGACCAGTCCGCGAGAACGACTGGGGAACTGGTCTCTGGTCGTCGGCTAATTGAGGGATCAGTCAGTTTTATGTTCCAGAGAGGAACCTGGTCACTCATGACAGGAGGGAGTGTGATGGACAAGCTCTTATCTGTTACATAACAAGTCCATGTCCCCGCTGCGGAGAGAGCatagttgtgtagttgtgtcaGAAAAGGACAGAGTATGACAGGAGGGTATGTCGGGACAACCGACAACAGGCAGGGTGGAGATAAGTGTGTTATATCACCCGCTGGGTCTGGGGTTTCATGAATTGCTCGAGCAGGgtgtatatatcattttatgtCTGAATATTGAATTGAAAAGTTATTCAAATTTAAACATGGGAAAGTCTTTAAACTTCCTCACCATCACTTTGAGGTGAAAATCCAGCTGTATTGTCTGGTTGAGGAatcatttcagagtttcctttttattattgattcgtttaattaataaaaacgtGATTAAATGATATCTTCACGTGTCTTAAATTCCAAAGAAattcatttttgctttaattatGGGCAAGGAAAAGCAGAAACCATCGAGTTTCTCTTTGAAAATGACTTGTTATCACTTATCAAGACAGCTGCTGATTCACTTTGTGTCACACTGTAATCGTTTGAGCTCGATTACTGAATAAATTCTCAACTTATATTTAACATTGTTCAAGCAAAGCGTCTTTATGCTTTATCGTCTCAGTGGGTTAATCAGTCTGATTAGTTTGTCCATCCTCCGTTAAACACTAATACATGAAACTGCAGCTGTGTCCCTCCTCCGTGATGAACAGATAAGAAAGAAGAGggacagacaaagaaaagacaaatgaagaagaagagagagtgagagtcgCTTTGCACCGATATCAAATCTCTCACAACAATATGCATTTGTTTGCTGAGACTCGGACACAAAcagtttctcttctttcttcccACATCTGACTAAAAACCACAATCTCCCTCTAATCTCCACCAAAGCTCCTTTGTTGCCTGCACCTCACCACAGATGGAACCCTGGTTGTGAACCGAGGTCCACGCTGACACAGTTGTGCGCTTTGTGcagtcatccccccccccccccccccccaccccctccagcCTGCTTCGATTCATTCAAAAAACATGTTGCGTCTGAACTCGATTATATTTCCTCCCAGAACAGACTTGCTGCCTCAGTTCAGctgtaaagacaaaaaaaacgtcATTTCCAGGCGACATGGCTGCTCCTGGGTCAGCTAACCCCTACTTGTTCACTGCATGCATTATGGACTCACGCCCTTGTCCTCACTGATCCCTGAAGGGAGCCACTCGAGGTGGACAGACCCCTCTCcaccgcgggggggggggagaataaGCCTGCGTCGACTCTCGTGTTACTTTTCTTTCCCACAAGAGCCATCCTGGGATTTTATTAGTCTcgggtgtttttcttttttgctgaATTGACCGTTTTGCTGGATCGCGTTCAGATTCAACAACTGTTTTCACACTTCACCAGATGTGCTGGATCCTCGGTGCCAGCGGCCGCTCAGCAGGAAAAACCCAAATGAGAGTGGGAAACTGTTTCTGAAAATTCAAATGTGTACACGAGGAGCAGGGATTCATGAGggttctttctttcattctaacAGTCCGTCCTCTTCTCTTGTGTTGTTCCCCGAACAGACTCCTCAGGCCAGATGGGCTCCTCGCCCCTGGGCTCCCCCACGTCCCACCGGGGGATGCACCCGTCCCTGCTCAGCCCCACGTCCATGGGGCCCTCGGGCTCGCTGCACTCTCCCATCAGCTCGCTGAGCTCGCCCATGAACGGCATGGCCTCGCCCTTCTCCGTCATCAGCTCGCCCATGGGCCCTCACTCGATGAACTCGCCGGGCATGGGCTACGGGCCCAGCGTCAGCCCCCAGGTGAGGCCTGTcacagatccacacacacacacacacacacacacacacacacacaaagtacacaCAGCATGTCCACCTCTTCACAAAGGGACAGTATGAAGGGAATACTGCATCTTCAAGGTCACTTACTCCCTTGAACATGGAGCATCACATTAAACATGTCCCATAAATACATAAACTTGTATGTATAATGCATCTCACACATGTCCACAGCCACATATGAACATGCACATacatgaagaagcagcagctacACGTTACACAACTGCACACGAGTCTGACCTGATTCATCACAAGTGAGCGACACAATACATCAGGTCAGTGCTGGCTTATCTCGTCCTGAGGATCCggtgtcaaataaaaacaaacacttttatttgtgttattaaatTCAGTTTGTTGCCACCGGGTTACGTTTGCTTGTTTGTGACCGACTCAGGGTTTAGTGTTACCACAAGGCCCTGGCCTCATATTACCTCAGAATGATGTAAGTGACTTCCAGGCGCTGAGGTACACAGAGTTCTATGTGTTGTACACGTGTCGTCATCAGCCGGTGTTTGTGCGTAACTTGACTTATTTGTGAAATTACTGTGGAAGTTTTGTTCCATGTTGTGGTTTCTCATCACAGTATTTGTTATTTCACCAGTTAGATTGAGTTATTGATGTCGGATTTGTTCGAAATTTCCAGTAGCAGTCACCTCCACTATTTaatcattcatttaaattattacatttctgatttattaatttataaacTGAATTTAAAAACCGATATGGATTTTTTTGGGCAATTGATGCCGTTACTGACTGTTTTCAAACCCCGGATGACAAAGAAACGTAATTTAGGCTTGATATGGAACAGTTTAAtcagaaactttattataaatatataagtaaatattaaaaatgaGACACAAATACAACCTAATATATGTGAATTGGTTATTCCACCACAGTCACGTGAGATCTATCCGTGTGTTTACCCTGAGCCttacaacaaaccaaccacacacacacacactgctcacgtGTCACGTCTTTCTATTCACACGTCTCACaagagcaacacacactcaaGCAGAGACGCACAACTCTCCAAAGCGCGGGCGGCCCCGGCCTTGACCCCGGGCCCCAGTTAATCAAGACCCATTCAAACTGGGATTCCACAGCACGTCAGCTCTGTCACTCTGTCGCCTGTAtctccattctctctctctcctctctctgtcttctgtcctcctaatccccccccctccctccctctttcttttattatattttttaattcgcTCTACTCCCTTTCACATCATCTCcatgtccctctccctctctctctgttgtttctGCTCCATCAATAAGCCTCAGTTTCTCCtcttgcattcacacacacaattaggACATCAAAGCCGGCAGTGGCCCAGTTTCCATCTGAAACCATATCTACAAATTTAAATtgttccctcccccccccccccccacaccacacccctctcctcctcctccccaaaaCGCAGCGGCTACccccttttttgtgtgtgtttgtcaataATTGTGTTAAAGTGCGTCGGCAATGTGACGCTGTTTGGAATTGGGCTCTCCTCGCTATTGTTGGTCTTATCGCCGTCTTCTCAATGAGAGTGTCCCTCATGTGATGGAGCTGAGACTGGATTAGGGCCACTTACAGGAAGTGGACAAAATCTTCCATTGCTAGAaagcttccctctctctctctctctctctccctctctctctccctcactcgctTCCCGTTTCTTCTTCACACTTCTctaattttaatgtttttagtttttattctcTGGGTTGGATTCTGAGAAACACGTCTACCTCTGATACAACAGCAGAACTTTAGTATCGACACTGAGTGaatttacttcctgtttccctgtTGATCATCTACAAGTAGTAAGCAGACATTTAGCAAATAGTTTATAACTAACTATACAATTAAGATTAGAGTATAATTTCAAGAGTCTCTAAATGTAGGATATTGGTCATCGATCACTTCTCTGTGATGCTTCTGTTGCCCACAACAATAATGGCTGCTCgcaactttatttatactgtTATCTATGTTTAAAACTACATTAAATTAGCGCCTATTTCTTGTAAATTCTAgattattaattagatttagtTTCTCAAAGTACAGTGAGACAATGAATTGGTTTCCAGCTGCTGGTGTTTGTAGTGTAACTGAAACTGGACGCTGCTTTGTGACAGTTGCTCCGTCAGGGTGGAGACCAGCAGTTTGTGGTCAGCAGTTGAAGATGGAGCGAGGTGAGTGAGGTGAGGGAGGTGCAGTGAGGTGAGCGAGGTGAGCGAGGTGAGCGAGGTGAGCGAGGCGCGGCACTTTGGACGAGTCGTGATTCTAGTCAGACGGCGGATGCCACTTGCTCTTAACACTCGGCTGAGTCTTCACGAGCAGTTGAGTGGAACGAGGTCACAGCTCAGCCTCTTCCTCTACTTAACCACCCGGAGCCGACACCCCCACCGAggctcaccacacacacacacacacacacacactgagaaatcACACACTTGTGGGCACACAGATTTGCACTGGTTCTTCGATCTTACTGAGTGTGGTGTCATAAAGACCTTGAATCCTTCCTATTGACCTTATAGTCTCGTTAAAGAAAGTACACAACAccatagttgttgttgttgtgtttttctttttcacgtGTCCCTCAGTCCTTCTCATCTCCACCTTGTTTACCATCAACTACAATCGGGGTCTTCTTGCGGCGTAAAAAATCCAGGTgacaaaatttgaaaaaaagtcAATCAAAACCACATCAATAAAACCAGAACAATAAGGattacttccccccccccccccccccccccccccccccccccccccccccccccccccccccccccccccactggtcTACATCAAAGATGTCGATGACAAGTTGATGAAAGCCGGGGACGCGATGAACAAAAGTCCCTTTTCTTGCCGGAGTCTTGCGTCCTCCCGGAGCCAAAACCACAAGTGAGGACAGAGACGGTCCTTTATCATCAGACAATCCTTACATCTCCAACTGCAGTGCTTCCCCTTCggtccccaaacacacacacacacacagacacacacgctgacTGCGCTTTTATTTTACCAGTGAGAGTCTTTTGTCGGTTTGTCGTCCTCTGCTCGGTCCCAGTCATCTTCTGTGTGCGTATTGTTCCAGATCagaaaaacatgtgtgtgttgttccgatggccacacacacacacacagcgacaaaCTGACTCAGAGAATTTGTCCCTCTGGTCTTTCACCTTCGGGACAAACACAGATTTGCCTTTGTTTGAGTTAAATGAAGGCAGGGATGGGGGGGACGTGTCCTCGGGGCCATTCCCATTAGCACCAGACCCATCAGTGGTCGTGTCTGCGGGTTTTGAACTCGCAGACGACTCGGACCATCCCTCCCATCACAGGCGCCGCAACTCTCCGAGCAGCTGGAAGAGATTAAGCTCCGGGTTTGGGAAGACATTTTACACTTCCAGTGACAATGGTGGgacttgtctgtctgttgttcTTCGCGGGAAAAGAGGACGGACGGCTGGTGGtgctgttggggggggggggggggggggtcctttaTCATCGGAACCACTGCCGACTCGCATTTTCCATTTGGCGGCTCGGCCTGTAACCGTCTGGCTTCCTCCCTGAGAATCctaaaccaacaacaacaaggccTCCAGTGTGTCTCCCAGTTTggtttgaaaaacacacaaaaagcacagAAAGTTTGTTTTCTTGGAAGTCGGGACACTAACGTGGAGAAGGTGTAAATGTTTTACAAGAAATGGAACACACTCCTTAATATGCTGTaaatgagcggggggggggggggggggactgatgtCATGCAGCGGCGTTTTGGGTACGGCCTTGTTTAGGTTGGGGGTCGCCTGGAGACGGAAacacaacgcacacacaaacacacacatataggagagagagagggggagagagagagctggaccTCAGGCCCCTCTTCCTGTGTGGCAGTAATAAAGGTCCATTCCGCTGCTCTGGTCTTTGATAGACCTCGCTGTAGTCACTCTGCATGACATCACCGCCGCACGGCTCTAATGGCCGCACAAagaggcagtgtgtgtggagTCCCAGGGGAACAGTTAAGGCTCTCTAACGTCAATCAACCCTCAAATGGATGAGgaggggtgtgtgggggggggggggggggggggttgtgcccAAGCTGTCTCCAGGTAGCAATTACAAGccgttcccccctcctccccccctcccttggACTGGTAGTTCAAGGAAGTGTAACTAATGTGTAGAACTAATTAGGTTGTGCCTCACGACAAGTTTTGTACACAAGTCTTCAGTTCTTCTTAGTTTTTATCGTGAAGAAAACTTCAATGTTCTCACAGCCGGTCCTTTGGATCAAATTCACCCAGTTACACATAGTTAACTTTAAACTATTTTAGAAAGAAGGGTCTGATTTGTTTAGTTACTTTTTGATGTTGAAGCAAATTTCCCTGCGTCTGTCTCATGTCAAAACCTTCTTTGCGGtgaaggcttttattttgaaatgcacaATCTAGCAGGCATTTGCCATAAAGTCAGATGTTTCTCAACACAAAacgcaacacaaaacacaaacagtgatacttTCATATTCACGCGCAGAATCTGTTATTGGCGATGAGGCTGATGAGCTTTGGATTCAGAGGAATTTCCCCCTACAACTTCTGTCTATTCTTTACTGAGCCGTCCTCTCagaccccctcacacacacctcaggcCATCATTTGAGAAGTGACAGTATATAGCATGATAACactggggcctgtgtgtgtgtgttctgtctgTGGGGGGGCCTACACAGGAGACAGGCCATTCAGGAGGTGGCAGCTATACGGGACAGAAACGCTAACATTGGGTTTAGGTTTCAGAGAAGCAGCCTCCTAATGCCGACTCCTAGACGTTGTGGTTTTTTTAGAATGCCTTCCGGggacacacattttattttaaagcttCAAATAATCCCTTTAGGGTTTTTAATGGCATCTGGCTGGTGTGATCTTACAGCAACTCAACACTGTGTGTGGACAGACGGGGACGCCGCGGCATGTCTGTGAAGTGAGATgacgcgctctctctctctctctctttccgtgACTGATTCCATTCTTCTTCACTCGTTACACACCTGTACACGTTTCCTGTGGCTCGGTGCAGAAAGTAGTTACCGACTCGGTTAGCGATTGGTCACGCGGGGAAAGCAAAAGCCCACAACAAGGAGAGAAAAGCTCTGAGCCGAGAGGATGAAGGAGGCAAACGCTGGTCAAACAGCATTTTGGAAAAAACTAGCATTGTTGTAACTTGCTGGGACTCGAGGCGCTTCGAGGCCACGTTAGTCTTTACTTCCCGGGCGgtgagtgattgacagctgtcatGTCGGGCTGGAAGGTCAAAGATGGAACTGTTTGTGATTAGTGTGCTAATCGCTGAAGAGCAGCCTGTGAGCTGAAAGGTGTAAAAGTTTGTGTTGTTAGAAGTGggaatgtggaaaaaacaagGACGCTGTaaacaaattgtgttttatttgttgtgttaaGTTGTTTAAACGACAACTTGACACCTCTGTACAATATTAACGTAAcaacaaagagcaaagaaaacgTCTCTACACGTTAATCATAAAAAcatatgtattgtaatataTTAAAAAGACGGTTTGTACAATTTGCACTTAACAAAAGTTCAAAGTTGACGTCAGGATCTTCCATTAAGAGCCACTTGTAAATTTATGTGAATTAATTTTTAAAGATGATGAGATCGAATGCACCAACATTTTCCTAGTTGCTGATCTGACATGATtctacacatgaacacacaattatattattattaattattcctGCTGCAATATGGAAAGTGGATCCGAGGTGAATGGCCTGACGATAATGGACTCACTAGAAAATTTATCTCAGGACTGGGTCCCGTTGGTTTGACCCTGAATATACTTCCTGATCCGTCTCGAATTGATAAGTTACTCGGTGAAGAGTGTTTTCAATGACTCGCTGGAGGACGTGGACCAGCGGACACGTGGACCAGCGGACACGTGGACCAGCGGACACGTGGACCAGCGGACACGTGGACCAGCGGACACGTGGACCAGCGGACACGTGGACCAGCGGACACGTGGACAGACAAGTGGGACACTCACGGCTTGATTTAGCTTTGGAAAAATGGAAATGCTAATTGCTCGGTTGACATTGGAGATGAACGGTCAGATAACTGCTGGAAGACGTCCTAATGGATCGAGAAACGCCTCGTTCATCACCCACTGACAGGTGGACCACATCAATAAGATGATTATTACATGTCACAGATTCTTTTGCTGCAGAAGTTCGAGCTTATGGAACTGGTTCCCCCGtttgaaccatagactgtaaattaaagatggacgacgtgtctccacttgcTCCCACCTTCCAGAAAGGAAGCCTAGAATATCCCTGGATATGGAAATTGAAATCATGCGGCAATGATGTCATTTgagtctgtctcagctgtcaatcataccTTCTCACCGTTGTATCAAGGAAATGTAATTAATTCTCAATTAATGTAAATCTGTTTATTCAACTTCAACTCTTAATTTCAATTGAGTTGAAGTCACTGGCACCTGTCGCACTGTCTCCTATTAAAACACTTTCAGTTACTGTAAACATAAACAGACACTCATGCATTCAAACACAAGATCCAGTAACACATGAagacactaacaaacacacacacacacacacacacacacacacacacacacacacacacacacacacacacacacacacacacacacacacacacatacacacacacacagacacacacaaaaataaaaaaaaacatttattcatgcTGTGGACCCACccgtttgtgcacacacacacactcccatggatgccacaaagacaaaaacacacacgcaaagacacacgtacacacagattCTGCCACGCCGAGGTgcctcagccccccccctctctctgcatcACTCTGTGTATTCCCCCTCCTCTGCCGTAACGCTCGAAGCCTTTCATGCAGCTGATAGTCTTAATATCCGCCTTTTTCACTGTAACAACAGTTtctgtcaaaacacacacacacacacacacacacacacacacacacacacacacgcacacacacacacacacacacgggcgagTGCCAGCAGTGCTTGTGATGATTCATTTTATCTGTTGTGGCACAGCAGGGGGGCGAGTGTTGGAAAACCTCCGAGCTGTCTAGAATAATGTCTGCCTCTcctaaactctctctctccaccgggAGGGACGAGCGAGTGTTTTATTACGACTGAGTGACAGTAACAATGGAGCAGTTTCACAACGCGGTCGAGGATTCATACGGTGTCACGATAAAACTTCAGGGACAGTTAATGAATGATTTACGGATTCACTTACAGATCATTAATAAGCCATTAGAGTAAATTAAACTATTATTGTTATGCTGGTCTTTCATTGTCTGCAAACTTTCCAATATCAAGAAgatgaaatgttaaaaagacAAACTTGTAACCTTTTCTACTTCAAGTACATCCTCGAGTCTGGTTATTGTTGATCTGTAGAAAATGTCGTGTGTGTGATTAAGCATCAATGAAGTCGTTACTGATGACCTATTTACTGTGAACGGGCTCGTGTTAAAAGCTTCATCTATTattcatcttattttgaaaggtagCATCGAGTTCGATCTTGATCCTATGTgtttttgggagggggggggggcggggggggggggggggggttgacgtACAGTACATTTCTTTTCAGATGCTGATGAGTCGGGGGAATTCATGTCCACGCAGGGACGGGTTCCTAAAACATTTGGAGATTTAACTTTGCTCAGAATATACAGTAGGATCCCAGTGAGGTTTCTCTTCCAAGGAAAATCTGCATGATTAACATTCAAATTATCAAATCCTGCTCAATGCTCCTAGAGTAGATTTTTAACAAGTGCAATTTTAATGAGAATCACACACTTATTAGTGCATATAacttaaaacacatttgaatctGCTGGATTTTGATTTATCCAAATTtgggatccatgaattattcatttcGCCAAGGaggtttatgttttcacccgtgTCTTTGTTTGCTGGTTTTTAAGGAAGCT
This Pleuronectes platessa unplaced genomic scaffold, fPlePla1.1 scaffold_298, whole genome shotgun sequence DNA region includes the following protein-coding sequences:
- the LOC128436330 gene encoding retinoic acid receptor RXR-alpha-A, whose protein sequence is SVLFSCVVPRTDSSGQMGSSPLGSPTSHRGMHPSLLSPTSMGPSGSLHSPISSLSSPMNGMASPFSVISSPMGPHSMNSPGMGYGPSVSPQLNSPMHSVSSTEDIKPPLGLNGVMKVPAQPSSTALSLTKHICAICGDRSS